The following are encoded together in the Cheilinus undulatus linkage group 3, ASM1832078v1, whole genome shotgun sequence genome:
- the cass4 gene encoding cas scaffolding protein family member 4, with protein sequence MRKLAKALYDNTAECPDELAFRKGDIITVMDQNVAGTSGWWMCSLYGCHGLAPANRLQLLPQTETAAGSLSLEKLTDADADHSTQNIYQIPSVPRPSSSPAYERMDMIYKVPSTPLSAAKSSVPSAFKHSPEGTEASFINMASGVKGEVYDVPNQARRAPFFTVSTTPRNMPRSSSLLPISGLEKRFDSQQSSRCSSPGDTYVYAVPPPLHQDPNYDIPVPSTTEAPQNVIAGYSTLPNPRKPDWIYDVPVGLEKQSPPKGSYDTMPSKAACRQLCGTLPGHGWPIQGGSPASLLYDTPKASTLDSPPKVLPRIPIYDKPPTQKLTEEKLYAVPPLVEPQTRVLSDSPRDHIPLECRVDTSNAHELKRVRLQRMRNFLACTSFHNLPGSGDSLVQDNDERGRTLHLSAADSQRISTASNSSTSSCDSLALSSSSPEPLREVTLSQDEASRRLLELQDCVCRAVPCLMDFVSSNWRSREHLEKHLKEIKEAAEGIATSLACFLNFALDVKGNARRLTDSNLQTRLYKQLSIIEDSGVILQQTVSALNMAGWPLSTLCQDPGQAQTPDQLERFVMVARTVPEDIKRLVSIINANGKLLFRAPQRDPEHPKAQSQPEMKESPDVSEQEDLVEDDNDYVELQTKTDFEKQQKEEETAAKENDEPVSKKAQADNKRHSSESSSGPEENQSPSLSEHCRLYFGALQKAIRGFVGSLQDGQPPEKFISQGKLVIMVGQRLVDTLCREAQRGGSSKSLLCKSNHLCALLKQLAVATKKAALHFPDTKALHEAQEFANELAQRAQHFRISLDL encoded by the exons AGGAAACTTGCAAAGGCTCTGTATGACAACACGGCAGAATGTCCTGACGAGCTGGCCTTCAGAAAGGGGGACATCATCACAGTGATGGATCAAAACGTGGCGGGCACCAGCGGATGGTGGATGTGTTCTCTGTATGGATGTCACGGCTTGGCTCCTGCTAATAGACTGCAGCTTTTACCACAGACTGAAACTGCTGCAGGTTCTTTAAGTCTGGAGAAGTTAACTGATGCTGACGCTGATCACAGCACACAAAATATCTACCAAATCCCCAGCGTTCCCCGGCCCTCCAGCAGCCCTGCCTACGAACGCATGGACATGATCTACAAGGTGCCTTCTACTCCTTTATCTGCTGCAAAGAGTTCAGTCCCATCAGCATTTAAACACAGCCCAGAGGGAACTGAG GCTTCATTCATCAACATGGCGTCCGGTGTGAAAGGAGAGGTTTACGATGTCCCGAATCAAGCAAGGCGTGCTCCTTTTTTCACT GTATCAACTACTCCTAGAAACATGCCACGAAGCAGCTCACTGCTACCCATTTCAGGGCTGGAGAAAAGATTCGACTCTCAGCAGAGCTCAAGGTGCAGCAGTCCGGGGGACACTTAT GTGTATGCAGTTCCACCCCCTTTGCATCAGGATCCAAACTATGACATCCCAGTTCCCTCAACTACAGAAGCGCCACAGAATGTGATTGCGGGTTACAGCACTCTTCCAAACCCTCGCAAGCCTGACTGGATTTATGACGTGCCAGTGGGTCTTGAGAAACAAAGTCCACCCAAAGGCTCCTATGACACCATGCCATCCAAAGCTGCTTGCCGGCAGCTGTGTGGCACTCTGCCTGGACATGGTTGGCCTATTCAGGGAGGAAGTCCGGCCTCCTTGCTGTATGATACACCAAAGGCCAGTACTCTTGACAGTCCACCTAAAGTGCTCCCCAGGATTCCCATTTATGATAAGCCACCAACTCAGAAGCTTACAGAAGAAAAGCTTTATGCAGTTCCTCCACTGGTGGAACCCCAAACCCGAGTCCTCAGTGACTCCCCAAGAGATCACATACCGCTGGAGTGCAGGGTTGACACGAGCAATGCTCATGAACTCAAAAGAGTGCGTCTGCAGAGGATGAGGAACTTCCTGGCTTGTACCTCTTTCCATAACCTTCCAGGAAGTGGGGACTCACTGGTGCAGGACAATGATGAGCGGGGTAGAACCTTACATCTCTCTGCAGCAGACAGTCAAAGGATCAGCACAGCATCCAACTCCTCCACTAGCTCCTGTGACTCTCTTGCTCTGAGCTCCTCGTCCCCCGAGCCTCTGCGAGAGGTGACGCTCAGCCAGGACGAGGCCAGTCGCAGACTCCTGGAGCTGCAGGACTGTGTTTGCAGGGCTGTGCCCTGTCTCATGGACTTTGTCAGCAGTAACTGGAGAAGCAGGGAACATCTGGAGAAACATCTGAAGGAGATCAAAGAAGCAGCAGAGGGGATTGCAACTTCTCTAGCATGCTTTCTGAACTTTGCCCTTGACGTTAAGGGCAATGCCCGACGTTTGACAGATTCAAACCTTCAGACACGGCTCTATAAACAGCTGTCCATCATAGAGGACTCAGGCGTCATCCTACAACAAACAGTGAGTGCTCTGAACATGGCTGGATGGCCCCTCAGCACGCTCTGTCAGGATCCGGGGCAGGCCCAGACACCTGACCAGCTGGAGCGCTTTGTTATGGTGGCACGCACTGTTCCAGAGGACATAAAGCGCCTGGTGTCCATCATCAATGCTAATGGCAAACTGCTGTTCAGAGCCCCTCAGAGAGATCCAGAACACCCCAAAGCTCAAAGTCAGCCAGAGATGAAGGAAAGTCCTGATGTGAGTGAGCAAGAGGACTTAGTGGAGGATGACAATGACTATGTAGAGCTACAG ACAAAGACTGATTTTGAAAAGCAGCAGAAGGAAGAGGAGACGGCAGCTAAAGAAAATGATGAACCAGTGTCCAAAAAGGCACAG GCTGATAACAAACGTCACTCCTCAGAGTCCAGCAGCGGGCCAGAAGAAAATCAGTCACCCTCCCTGTCGGAGCACTGCCGCCTCTACTTCGGCGCTCTCCAAAAGGCCATCAGGGGATTTGTAGGCAGCCTTCAGGATGGCCAGCCCCCAGAAAAATTCATCTCACAGGGAAAGCTGGTGATCATGGTGGGCCAGAGACTGGTGGACACTCTGTGCAGGGAGGCTCAACGTGGAGGGTCCAGTAAGAGCCTGCTGTGTAAGAGCAACCACCTGTGTGCTCTCCTGAAGCAGCTGGCTGTGGCCACCAAGAAGGCGGCGCTGCACTTTCCCGACACCAAAGCTCTGCATGAGGCTCAAGAGTTTGCAAATGAACTTGCCCAAAGAGCACAGCACTTTCGGATATCGCTCGACTTGTGA